In uncultured Cohaesibacter sp., a genomic segment contains:
- a CDS encoding iron-containing alcohol dehydrogenase — MPSSSIFQFMTAASIQFGRNEAVKAVPAMASLGSPLLLVHGQDGKRAGWLLEALMERGVEVVCFSVPREPDIALIEEGVSRARATRIRSVVAIGGGAVIDAGKALAALVPATRPVLDHLEVVGKGLPLEKDPLPFAALPTTAGTGAEVTKNAVLTVPEAARKVSLRDPRMLPAMAIVDPALTDGLPKAITLASGLDAVTQVIEPYLSCKANILTDLLCRDAIAKGMQALVQLMAGEVKEARDAMAWTSLCGGLALANAGLGAVHGLAGVLGGETRGAHGALCGALLPHVLKVNEKAVMTSDEISEAECQNLLIRFTDVKNWISGALGCSADQAFDQLANWSRANALPGLGGLGLEVARIPYVAEASATSSSMKGNPVALSRAELESVLHVAL; from the coding sequence ATGCCTTCTTCTTCCATTTTTCAGTTCATGACCGCTGCCTCGATCCAGTTCGGACGCAATGAAGCCGTCAAGGCGGTGCCTGCGATGGCCTCATTGGGGAGCCCGCTATTGCTTGTACATGGGCAAGATGGAAAGAGGGCGGGCTGGTTGCTGGAAGCCCTCATGGAACGGGGCGTCGAAGTGGTGTGCTTTTCCGTGCCTCGCGAGCCGGATATCGCGCTTATAGAAGAAGGTGTCAGCCGCGCGCGGGCAACACGGATAAGAAGTGTCGTAGCCATAGGTGGCGGTGCGGTGATCGATGCGGGCAAGGCTCTTGCCGCGCTGGTGCCAGCTACAAGGCCAGTGCTGGACCATCTTGAGGTGGTTGGCAAGGGGCTCCCTCTGGAGAAAGATCCGTTGCCATTTGCGGCTTTGCCGACCACCGCCGGTACCGGGGCCGAGGTGACCAAAAATGCGGTGCTGACGGTGCCTGAGGCGGCGCGCAAGGTGTCTTTGCGTGATCCGCGCATGCTTCCCGCCATGGCAATCGTGGATCCTGCCCTGACAGATGGTCTGCCCAAGGCCATCACGCTGGCAAGCGGGCTTGATGCTGTAACGCAGGTTATCGAACCCTATCTTTCCTGCAAGGCCAATATCCTCACGGATCTTCTCTGCCGCGATGCCATCGCAAAGGGAATGCAGGCGCTTGTGCAATTGATGGCTGGCGAAGTCAAAGAGGCGAGGGATGCAATGGCCTGGACCAGCCTTTGCGGTGGTCTGGCGCTGGCCAATGCCGGATTGGGCGCTGTGCATGGGCTGGCCGGTGTGCTTGGTGGCGAGACGAGGGGAGCCCATGGAGCCTTGTGTGGCGCTTTGTTGCCCCATGTCCTCAAGGTGAATGAAAAGGCGGTGATGACCAGCGACGAGATCTCGGAAGCCGAATGTCAGAATCTTTTGATCCGTTTTACCGATGTCAAAAACTGGATCAGCGGAGCCTTGGGATGCTCCGCTGATCAGGCGTTTGATCAATTGGCGAATTGGTCACGTGCCAACGCGTTACCCGGTCTCGGGGGGCTCGGGCTGGAGGTGGCCCGCATCCCGTATGTCGCCGAAGCTTCTGCGACCTCTTCATCGATGAAGGGCAATCCTGTCGCCCTGTCCAGAGCAGAGCTGGAATCGGTCCTTCATGTCGCTCTTTGA
- a CDS encoding universal stress protein: MTIKSILHAYSGEQDEGSSLDFAIKAAQHYDAWIAGIVRHGYSKMERRIATIVSEEVHQAVQSAEQKRIREITSRFHETVNAAGLGARSSFIDIEPHMMMSISEIARCYDLVITGNHPEDEQYEFLAAYPDRIALQSGRPVIVVPDGFKAKGPARKVLVAWDGKRTIARAVGDAMAMLELGVQVTLLTVGASHTVDQHPDGGIMGLLARHDVEANHLHDRGTGRSVAETIVQTADELAVDLIIMGAYEHSKFSQDIFGGVTTEMLRSVHVPVFMAH, encoded by the coding sequence ATGACCATCAAGAGCATTCTACATGCCTATAGTGGCGAGCAGGATGAGGGCAGCAGCCTTGATTTCGCTATCAAAGCGGCTCAGCATTATGATGCCTGGATCGCGGGCATCGTGCGCCACGGCTATTCCAAAATGGAAAGGCGGATTGCCACCATCGTCTCGGAAGAAGTCCATCAGGCCGTGCAGTCTGCCGAACAGAAGCGGATCCGCGAGATTACCAGCCGATTTCATGAAACAGTCAATGCTGCCGGTCTTGGCGCACGGTCCAGTTTCATCGATATTGAACCTCACATGATGATGTCCATATCGGAAATCGCCCGTTGCTATGACCTCGTCATCACAGGCAATCACCCGGAAGATGAGCAATATGAATTTCTGGCCGCCTATCCGGACAGGATCGCCCTGCAAAGCGGCAGGCCAGTGATCGTGGTTCCCGATGGCTTCAAGGCCAAGGGCCCGGCCAGAAAGGTGCTTGTTGCATGGGATGGCAAACGCACCATCGCCCGCGCCGTTGGCGATGCCATGGCAATGCTGGAGCTGGGGGTACAGGTCACGCTGTTGACGGTCGGCGCATCCCATACGGTCGATCAGCATCCGGACGGCGGCATCATGGGGCTGCTGGCGCGCCATGATGTGGAGGCCAATCACCTGCATGATCGGGGCACTGGCCGTTCTGTTGCAGAAACCATCGTCCAGACAGCGGATGAACTGGCAGTGGACCTGATCATCATGGGCGCCTACGAACATTCCAAATTCTCGCAGGACATTTTCGGCGGTGTCACCACTGAAATGCTGCGGTCGGTCCATGTTCCGGTGTTCATGGCCCACTGA
- a CDS encoding DMT family transporter: MHDAVSKLLVVDHSVWFIMMVRYWFHLLVAIIWALMSKQGLSAAIRTPRPFLQILRGILLVTEIALIIYAYSMLGLAEVTTIIMVHPLIVTGLAALFLGEQVGWHRIGALCVGLFGLAVIMQPSGNIWGYGGFIALAATTAFALYQLFTRMASRYDSTLTSFFYAGLIGVILTTWPGLQMAPAWQDMNWPLLLGACVFSTAAHFSVMKALTLTEASAIQPFTYMQIVWSIPIGFLVFGALPIWSTILGAIMIVGAGLYAIHRGNR, encoded by the coding sequence CCAAACTGCTTGTCGTGGACCATTCTGTCTGGTTCATCATGATGGTGCGTTACTGGTTTCATCTGTTGGTCGCGATCATCTGGGCATTGATGAGCAAGCAGGGGCTGAGTGCGGCGATCAGAACCCCTCGCCCCTTCCTGCAGATCCTCAGAGGCATATTGCTGGTAACGGAAATTGCGCTGATCATCTATGCCTACAGCATGCTGGGGCTGGCCGAGGTCACCACCATCATCATGGTTCATCCGCTGATTGTCACAGGACTTGCCGCGCTGTTTCTCGGCGAGCAGGTGGGCTGGCACCGTATCGGCGCATTATGCGTGGGACTTTTCGGGTTGGCCGTGATCATGCAACCGAGCGGCAATATCTGGGGTTATGGAGGCTTTATTGCACTGGCTGCGACGACAGCCTTTGCCCTCTACCAGCTCTTCACGCGCATGGCGAGCCGATATGACAGCACGCTGACCTCCTTTTTCTATGCCGGGCTGATTGGCGTCATTCTGACCACCTGGCCCGGCCTGCAAATGGCTCCGGCCTGGCAGGACATGAACTGGCCCTTGCTGCTCGGCGCCTGCGTCTTCAGCACAGCGGCCCATTTCAGCGTCATGAAGGCATTGACCCTGACCGAGGCGAGCGCCATTCAGCCCTTTACCTACATGCAGATCGTCTGGTCCATTCCGATCGGCTTTCTCGTCTTCGGGGCTCTGCCGATCTGGTCAACCATTCTTGGCGCCATCATGATTGTCGGGGCTGGTCTTTACGCCATCCATCGCGGCAATCGCTAA